A genomic stretch from Thermomonospora umbrina includes:
- a CDS encoding ScyD/ScyE family protein translates to MSRSRKHWTAACLVAAGGLTAAALPPGTAGAVGVRNASLQVIAQGLNSPRGVTVLPDGTVLVAEAGHGGRGPCVGSGELRSCFGHSGSIFRLQGRDGRRIVRGLPSISDAGGREASGPVQVMVHGRRLLVLSGAGLNGSQRAAFGAGALPMGTLYALPGGRILADLVRHETVYDPDWVLPRNDPRGEAVHSNPWRFVRSGHGGWLVTDAGANDLIRVGPRGRTHTEALFPHNRAATTGGAASGQPRRLMGLHGGGRAQETRQVQSVPTGLVRGPDGAYYVGELAGFAPGASRIWRIVPGHRPRLFVSGLTAVSDLALDRHGNLLALSLTRGLAGFPQTPPLPGALYRIDLRSKRRTEIPTGGTLMFPTGLGVGRHGEIYVSNRGVGTGAGQLLRLHG, encoded by the coding sequence ATGTCGAGATCACGCAAGCACTGGACGGCGGCCTGTCTGGTGGCCGCGGGCGGCCTCACGGCGGCGGCGCTGCCGCCGGGCACCGCCGGAGCCGTCGGTGTCCGAAATGCGTCACTCCAAGTGATCGCCCAAGGGTTGAACAGCCCGCGCGGGGTGACCGTGCTGCCGGACGGCACGGTACTGGTGGCCGAGGCCGGGCACGGCGGCCGGGGCCCGTGCGTCGGGTCCGGGGAGCTCCGGAGCTGCTTCGGCCACAGCGGGTCGATCTTCCGGCTCCAGGGTCGGGACGGGCGGCGGATCGTGCGCGGCCTGCCGTCCATCAGCGATGCCGGGGGCCGGGAGGCGTCCGGGCCGGTCCAGGTGATGGTGCACGGCCGGCGGCTGCTCGTGCTGAGCGGTGCGGGGCTGAACGGCTCTCAGCGGGCCGCGTTCGGCGCGGGGGCGCTCCCGATGGGAACCCTCTACGCGCTGCCGGGAGGCCGGATCCTCGCCGATCTGGTGCGGCACGAGACCGTGTACGACCCCGACTGGGTGCTGCCGCGCAACGACCCCAGGGGCGAGGCGGTGCACTCGAACCCGTGGCGGTTCGTCCGTTCGGGGCACGGCGGGTGGCTGGTGACCGACGCGGGGGCCAACGATCTCATCCGGGTCGGCCCGCGAGGCCGTACGCACACCGAGGCGCTGTTTCCGCACAATCGGGCGGCGACGACCGGAGGGGCCGCCTCGGGGCAGCCGCGCAGGCTGATGGGGCTGCACGGCGGCGGCCGGGCGCAGGAGACCCGACAGGTGCAGTCGGTGCCCACGGGCCTCGTGCGGGGCCCGGACGGCGCGTACTACGTGGGCGAACTGGCCGGGTTCGCGCCCGGGGCGTCCCGGATCTGGCGGATCGTTCCGGGACATCGGCCCCGGTTGTTCGTCTCCGGCCTGACCGCCGTCTCCGACCTCGCGCTGGACCGCCACGGGAACCTCTTGGCGCTCAGCCTGACCCGGGGCCTGGCCGGGTTCCCGCAGACCCCGCCACTGCCGGGCGCGCTGTACCGGATCGATTTGAGGAGCAAGCGGAGGACGGAGATCCCCACCGGCGGGACGCTGATGTTTCCCACCGGTCTGGGCGTCGGGCGGCACGGTGAGATCTACGTGTCCAACAGGGGAGTGGGCACCGGTGCGGGGCAACTTCTCCGGCTCCACGGCTGA
- a CDS encoding amino-acid N-acetyltransferase — MEVTIRRARTSDVPVICRYIETYAGTGRTLKKSTVTLYEDVQEFWVADDRELGVVGCGALHVMWEDLAEVRSVAVDDRCGGRGIGHRIVSRLLETARELGVRRVFCLTFEVEFFARHGFRPILGTPVSPEVYEELLRSYDEGVAEFLDLHRVKPNTLGNTRMLLRLEE, encoded by the coding sequence GTGGAGGTCACGATCAGGCGCGCGCGGACGTCCGACGTCCCGGTGATCTGCCGGTACATCGAGACGTACGCCGGTACGGGCAGAACGCTCAAGAAGTCCACGGTGACCCTCTATGAGGACGTGCAGGAGTTCTGGGTCGCCGACGACCGGGAGTTGGGGGTCGTGGGCTGCGGAGCCCTGCACGTCATGTGGGAGGACCTGGCGGAGGTGCGCTCGGTCGCCGTCGACGATCGCTGTGGCGGTCGGGGGATCGGGCACCGTATCGTGAGCCGGCTGCTGGAAACCGCCCGGGAACTGGGCGTGCGGCGGGTCTTCTGCCTTACCTTCGAAGTGGAGTTCTTCGCGCGTCACGGCTTTCGGCCGATTCTGGGCACGCCGGTGTCCCCCGAGGTGTACGAAGAGCTTCTGCGTTCTTATGACGAGGGTGTGGCCGAGTTCCTGGATCTGCACCGGGTCAAGCCCAACACCCTGGGCAACACCCGCATGCTGCTTCGCCTGGAGGAGTGA
- a CDS encoding RDD family protein, whose translation MPPNSPPVAEPGQRLAARVVDTLVVGLPVALIVRSDLVGLPRPTADVVTVPILASLLLVYEWLQLALWGRTLGKRFAGIEVVLAPPLTPTALPEPGNALEAPEDAPLGDDHPMDENGSDSGTPQPEEPGSGDAPGTTRPEGRPEGGSGPGMVENGSDQGMTRPEGRPEGGSGLEMVRSEEGENGSDRGTTRPEGLGGDFALETAQAGGGGGGSDVGMEPPSGGGRSDAGEMASGGGEGGSGGRGRALGPFRGGGDGLGPWRALLRVGVYAAPVAVRPVPVLGVVAGLFWVANAAFLFEGAQRQALHDRLAGTMVVRRSRPERPPVTGG comes from the coding sequence ATGCCCCCGAACTCGCCCCCCGTGGCAGAACCGGGTCAGCGCTTGGCGGCCAGGGTCGTGGACACCCTCGTGGTGGGCCTGCCCGTCGCCCTGATCGTCCGCTCGGACCTCGTCGGGCTCCCCCGACCCACCGCCGACGTGGTCACCGTTCCCATCCTCGCCAGCCTTCTGCTCGTGTACGAGTGGCTGCAACTCGCCCTCTGGGGTCGCACCCTGGGCAAGCGCTTCGCCGGCATCGAGGTCGTCCTCGCACCACCCCTGACCCCCACGGCCCTCCCCGAGCCCGGGAACGCCCTGGAGGCCCCCGAGGACGCCCCTCTAGGGGACGACCACCCCATGGACGAGAACGGCTCCGATTCCGGAACGCCACAGCCCGAGGAACCCGGAAGCGGTGACGCCCCGGGGACGACGCGGCCTGAGGGGCGGCCCGAGGGTGGCTCTGGCCCCGGAATGGTGGAGAACGGCTCCGACCAGGGGATGACGCGGCCTGAGGGGCGGCCTGAGGGTGGCTCTGGCCTCGAAATGGTGCGGTCCGAGGAAGGCGAGAACGGCTCCGACCGGGGGACGACGCGGCCTGAGGGGCTTGGCGGCGACTTTGCCCTGGAGACGGCACAGGCTGGAGGGGGTGGGGGTGGCTCCGATGTGGGGATGGAGCCGCCTTCGGGGGGTGGGCGGTCTGATGCGGGTGAGATGGCCTCGGGTGGTGGTGAGGGCGGCTCTGGGGGACGCGGGAGGGCTCTAGGGCCTTTCCGGGGTGGTGGGGACGGGTTGGGGCCCTGGCGGGCGTTGCTGAGGGTGGGCGTGTACGCGGCGCCCGTGGCGGTGCGGCCGGTGCCGGTGTTGGGAGTCGTCGCGGGGCTGTTCTGGGTGGCGAACGCGGCGTTTCTGTTCGAGGGTGCGCAGCGTCAGGCTCTACACGATCGGCTCGCGGGGACGATGGTCGTACGGCGCTCGCGGCCGGAGAGACCGCCCGTCACGGGTGGGTAA
- a CDS encoding C40 family peptidase — protein MPGRRLRGRTRSRGRTRVLAIAGAALVFSGLLPGAPGHAEPEPTTKELTSQAYRLADQLEQLTEQYNGLKVRLSQAKRAAQVAAANAARQEEALEALRENVGSLAATTYMQGSVDPSMALVTDSDPQELLDQAATLRYFANRDGTRAQGVLQAMHAAQRARKSAEDRSRQVETLRSQIDQKRTSVTKLYEKVRDQVVSRDPSQLAKLPVVGTGKAAQALRHALTKLGTPYVWGADGPTSFDCSGLTMWAYKQVGINLPHYTGSQWNAGTRISRSQLKPGDLVFFHDDLHHMGMYIGDGKMVHAPHTGDVVRIAPLEGRPYAGAVRVA, from the coding sequence ATGCCCGGAAGGCGCCTGCGCGGACGTACGCGGTCCCGTGGGCGTACGCGCGTCCTCGCCATCGCCGGGGCCGCGCTGGTCTTCTCCGGGCTGCTGCCCGGCGCTCCGGGGCACGCCGAGCCGGAGCCGACCACCAAGGAGCTCACGAGCCAGGCGTACAGGCTCGCCGACCAGCTCGAGCAGTTGACCGAGCAGTACAACGGCCTCAAGGTCCGGCTGTCCCAGGCCAAGCGGGCCGCCCAGGTCGCCGCCGCCAACGCCGCGCGGCAGGAGGAGGCCCTCGAGGCCCTCCGCGAGAACGTCGGCAGCCTCGCCGCCACGACCTACATGCAGGGCAGCGTGGACCCGTCCATGGCCCTGGTGACCGACTCCGACCCGCAGGAGCTCCTCGACCAGGCCGCCACGCTCCGTTACTTCGCCAACCGTGACGGCACCCGGGCGCAGGGCGTACTTCAGGCCATGCACGCGGCCCAGCGCGCCCGCAAGTCGGCCGAGGATCGTTCCCGCCAGGTAGAGACGCTGCGCTCCCAGATCGACCAGAAGCGCACGTCCGTCACCAAGCTGTACGAGAAGGTCCGCGACCAGGTCGTCAGCCGCGACCCCAGCCAACTGGCCAAGCTCCCCGTCGTCGGCACCGGAAAGGCCGCCCAGGCCCTCCGCCACGCGCTGACCAAGCTGGGCACGCCCTACGTGTGGGGCGCCGACGGGCCCACCTCCTTCGACTGCTCGGGTTTGACGATGTGGGCGTACAAGCAGGTCGGCATCAACCTGCCGCACTACACCGGCAGCCAGTGGAACGCGGGCACCCGCATCTCCCGCAGTCAGCTCAAGCCGGGCGACCTCGTCTTCTTCCACGACGACCTGCACCACATGGGCATGTACATCGGCGACGGCAAGATGGTCCACGCCCCGCACACGGGGGACGTCGTCCGCATCGCCCCTCTGGAGGGCCGGCCCTACGCCGGAGCCGTCCGCGTGGCCTGA
- a CDS encoding ATP-dependent Clp protease ATP-binding subunit, with amino-acid sequence MFERFTDRARRVVVLAQEEARMLNHNYIGTEHILLGLIHEGEGVAAKALESLGISLEAVRQQVEEIIGQGQQAPSGHIPFTPRAKKVLELSLREALQLGHNYIGTEHILLGLIREGEGVAAQVLVKLGADLNRVRQQVIQLLHGYQGKEPAAAGPSESTPSTSLVLDQFGRNLTQAAREGKLDPVIGRDKEIERVMQVLSRRTKNNPVLVGEPGVGKTAVVEGLAQKIVKGEVPETLKDKQLYTLDLGALVAGSRYRGDFEERLKKVLKEIRTRGDIILFIDELHTLVGAGAAEGAIDAASILKPMLARGELQTIGATTLDEYRKHLEKDAALERRFQPIQVAEPSLSHTIEILKGLRDRYEAHHRVSITDGALVAAAQLADRYISDRFLPDKAIDLIDEAGSRMRIRRMTAPPDLREYDEKIADVRREKESAIDAQDFEKAAALRDKEKQLLTAKAQREKEWKAGDMDVVAEVTEELIAEVLATATGIPVFKLTEEETSRLLRMEDELHKRVIGQEDAIKGLSQSIRRTRAGLKDPKRPGGSFIFAGPSGVGKTELSKTLAEFLFGDEDALIQLDMSEFMEKHTVSRLFGSPPGYVGYEEGGQLTEKVRRKPFSVVLFDEIEKAHPDIFNSLLQILEDGRLTDAQGRVVDFKNTVIIMTTNLGTRDISKGQSLGFSRANDTQGDYDRMKSKVQEELKQHFRPEFLNRVDDIVVFHQLTPKEIIQIVDLMIARVDERLRDRDMGLELKQDAKDLLAERGYDPVLGARPLRRTIQREIEDNLSEKILYNELKSGEIVIVGVEGSGETAKFTFKGEPKPSTVPDTPPPVEGAVNINKD; translated from the coding sequence ATGTTCGAGAGGTTCACCGACCGCGCGCGGCGGGTCGTCGTCCTGGCCCAAGAAGAGGCCCGGATGCTCAACCACAACTACATCGGGACCGAGCACATCCTTCTGGGTTTGATCCACGAGGGTGAGGGTGTCGCCGCCAAGGCCCTGGAGAGCCTGGGAATCAGCCTCGAGGCGGTGCGCCAGCAGGTCGAGGAGATCATCGGCCAGGGCCAGCAGGCGCCTTCGGGGCACATCCCGTTCACTCCGCGTGCCAAGAAGGTCTTGGAGCTGTCGCTGCGCGAGGCGCTGCAGCTCGGCCACAACTACATCGGGACCGAGCACATCCTGTTGGGCCTGATCCGCGAGGGCGAGGGCGTGGCCGCCCAGGTGCTGGTCAAGCTCGGCGCCGACCTGAACCGGGTGCGCCAGCAGGTGATCCAGTTGCTGCACGGCTACCAGGGCAAGGAGCCGGCGGCCGCCGGTCCCTCGGAGTCGACGCCGTCGACCTCCCTGGTGCTCGACCAGTTCGGCCGCAACCTGACGCAGGCCGCCCGCGAGGGCAAGCTCGACCCGGTGATCGGCCGGGACAAGGAGATCGAGCGGGTCATGCAGGTCCTGTCGCGGCGGACCAAGAACAACCCCGTGCTGGTCGGCGAGCCCGGCGTCGGCAAGACGGCCGTGGTCGAAGGGCTGGCGCAGAAGATCGTCAAGGGCGAGGTGCCCGAGACCCTGAAGGACAAGCAGCTCTACACCCTCGACCTCGGCGCGCTGGTCGCCGGGTCCCGCTACCGCGGTGACTTCGAGGAGCGGCTGAAGAAGGTCCTGAAGGAGATCCGCACCCGCGGCGACATCATCCTGTTCATCGACGAGCTGCACACTCTGGTCGGCGCGGGCGCCGCCGAGGGCGCCATCGACGCCGCCAGCATCCTCAAGCCGATGCTGGCCCGCGGTGAGCTGCAGACCATCGGCGCCACCACGCTGGACGAGTACCGCAAGCACCTGGAGAAGGACGCCGCGCTGGAGCGCCGCTTCCAGCCCATCCAGGTCGCCGAGCCGTCGCTGAGCCACACCATCGAGATCCTCAAGGGTCTGCGCGACCGGTACGAGGCGCACCACCGCGTCTCGATCACCGACGGCGCCCTGGTGGCGGCCGCGCAGCTCGCGGATCGCTACATCAGCGACCGGTTCCTGCCGGACAAGGCGATCGACCTCATCGACGAGGCCGGTTCGCGGATGCGGATCCGTCGGATGACCGCGCCGCCGGACCTGCGCGAGTACGACGAGAAGATCGCCGACGTGCGTCGGGAGAAGGAGTCCGCGATCGACGCGCAGGACTTCGAGAAGGCCGCCGCCCTGCGCGACAAGGAGAAGCAGCTCCTGACCGCCAAGGCGCAGCGGGAGAAGGAGTGGAAGGCCGGCGACATGGACGTCGTGGCCGAGGTGACCGAGGAGCTGATCGCCGAGGTCCTCGCCACCGCCACCGGCATCCCGGTCTTCAAGCTGACCGAGGAGGAGACCTCCCGGCTGCTGCGCATGGAGGACGAGCTCCACAAGCGGGTCATCGGCCAGGAGGACGCCATCAAGGGCCTCTCCCAGTCGATCCGGCGTACCCGCGCCGGTCTGAAGGACCCGAAGCGTCCCGGCGGCTCGTTCATCTTCGCCGGCCCCTCCGGTGTCGGTAAGACCGAGCTGTCCAAGACGCTGGCGGAGTTCCTGTTCGGCGACGAGGACGCGCTGATCCAGCTCGACATGTCCGAGTTCATGGAGAAGCACACCGTCTCGCGGCTGTTCGGCTCCCCGCCCGGCTACGTCGGGTACGAGGAGGGCGGCCAGCTCACCGAGAAGGTGCGCCGCAAGCCGTTCTCGGTCGTGCTGTTCGACGAGATCGAGAAGGCCCACCCGGACATCTTCAACTCGCTGCTGCAGATCCTGGAGGACGGTCGGCTGACCGACGCCCAGGGCCGGGTGGTGGACTTCAAGAACACCGTCATCATCATGACCACCAACCTGGGCACCCGGGACATCTCCAAGGGCCAGTCGCTGGGCTTCTCCCGCGCCAACGACACCCAGGGCGACTACGACCGGATGAAGTCCAAGGTGCAGGAGGAGCTCAAGCAGCACTTCCGGCCCGAGTTCCTCAACCGTGTCGACGACATCGTGGTCTTCCACCAGCTCACCCCGAAGGAGATCATCCAGATCGTGGATCTGATGATCGCCCGCGTGGACGAGCGGCTGCGGGACCGGGACATGGGCCTGGAGCTCAAGCAGGACGCCAAGGACCTGCTGGCCGAGCGCGGGTACGACCCGGTGCTGGGCGCCCGGCCGCTGCGCCGGACGATCCAGCGGGAGATCGAGGACAACCTGTCCGAGAAGATCCTCTACAACGAGCTCAAGTCCGGCGAGATCGTCATCGTCGGCGTCGAGGGTTCCGGCGAGACGGCCAAGTTCACCTTCAAGGGTGAGCCGAAGCCGTCCACCGTCCCCGACACGCCGCCGCCGGTCGAGGGCGCGGTCAACATCAACAAGGATTGA
- a CDS encoding ScyD/ScyE family protein: MSRSRKSWTGAALAVAAAGCVTAGLVPGTAQAQGAPSLQVIAGKLNNPRGVTVLGDGTILVAESGTGGKGPCVGKGEARQCFGATGAIFRMKGAWKGRVVKGLPSINEGGGSAAIGPVDVAVSGKDYYVLNGFGGSTAHRARFGSNARRMGTLYRVRGAAVQGDLVSHETRLDPDWVLPRTDPGEPRINANPWRFASASGGQYVTDAGGNDLVRVSGGRTYTEAVFPHGRIAVPASARTAVNSAQAKRLLRVIAGAPAASQTIPVQSVPTGVVRGPDGALYVGELGGFAPGASRIWRIVPGRRPTLFASGLTAVSDLALDGRGNLVALTMTTGFGPGPNDPPQPGALYRINLRTKKRTEIPTAGRLFFPTGVAVGPRGAVYVANRGIGNGAGQLVRITF, encoded by the coding sequence ATGTCGAGATCACGCAAGTCCTGGACGGGGGCCGCCCTGGCGGTCGCGGCCGCGGGCTGTGTCACCGCCGGGCTCGTCCCCGGGACGGCCCAGGCGCAGGGCGCGCCGTCGCTCCAGGTGATAGCCGGCAAGCTCAACAACCCGCGCGGGGTCACGGTGCTCGGCGACGGCACCATCCTGGTGGCCGAGTCCGGGACCGGGGGCAAGGGGCCGTGCGTCGGCAAGGGCGAGGCCAGGCAGTGCTTCGGCGCCACCGGTGCGATCTTCCGGATGAAAGGCGCGTGGAAGGGCCGGGTCGTCAAGGGCCTGCCGTCGATCAACGAGGGCGGCGGGTCGGCGGCCATCGGCCCGGTGGACGTGGCGGTGTCCGGCAAGGACTACTACGTGCTCAACGGCTTCGGCGGCAGTACGGCGCACCGGGCCAGGTTCGGCTCGAACGCGCGGCGGATGGGCACCCTCTACCGGGTGCGCGGGGCCGCCGTGCAGGGGGACCTGGTCTCGCACGAGACCCGGCTGGACCCCGACTGGGTGCTGCCGAGGACCGACCCGGGCGAGCCGAGGATCAACGCCAACCCGTGGCGGTTCGCGTCCGCGTCCGGCGGTCAGTACGTGACCGACGCGGGCGGCAACGACCTGGTACGGGTCTCCGGCGGCCGGACGTACACCGAGGCGGTGTTCCCGCACGGCCGGATCGCGGTGCCCGCCTCGGCCCGGACGGCCGTGAACTCGGCGCAGGCCAAGCGGCTGCTGCGAGTGATCGCCGGGGCTCCGGCGGCGTCGCAGACCATTCCCGTCCAGTCGGTGCCCACCGGTGTCGTCAGGGGCCCGGACGGCGCCCTGTACGTCGGCGAGCTGGGCGGTTTCGCCCCGGGCGCGTCGCGGATCTGGCGGATCGTGCCCGGCCGCAGGCCCACGCTGTTCGCCTCCGGCCTGACCGCCGTCTCGGACCTGGCCCTGGACGGGCGGGGCAACCTCGTGGCGCTGACCATGACGACCGGGTTCGGCCCCGGCCCGAACGACCCGCCGCAGCCCGGCGCGCTGTACCGGATCAACCTGCGGACCAAGAAGCGGACCGAGATCCCCACCGCCGGGAGGCTGTTCTTCCCGACCGGGGTGGCCGTCGGCCCGCGCGGCGCGGTCTACGTCGCCAACCGGGGCATCGGGAACGGGGCGGGCCAACTGGTCCGCATCACGTTCTGA
- a CDS encoding histone-like nucleoid-structuring protein Lsr2: MAQKVQVLLVDDLDGGEADETVSFALDGASYEIDLSGDNAKKLRDSLQPFVEHARKAGTARRRRTRGASSRERSADIRAWAKARGIKVNERGRIPATVVEQYEAAH; the protein is encoded by the coding sequence ATGGCACAGAAGGTTCAGGTGCTTCTCGTCGACGACCTCGACGGTGGCGAGGCGGACGAGACCGTGTCGTTCGCGCTCGATGGCGCCTCCTATGAGATCGACCTCAGTGGCGACAACGCTAAGAAGCTGCGGGATTCACTGCAGCCGTTCGTGGAGCACGCCCGTAAGGCGGGCACCGCTCGGCGTCGCCGCACCCGTGGCGCGTCCAGCCGCGAGCGCAGCGCGGACATCCGCGCGTGGGCGAAGGCCCGCGGCATCAAGGTCAATGAGCGCGGCCGTATCCCGGCGACCGTCGTGGAACAGTACGAAGCGGCTCACTGA
- a CDS encoding RDD family protein has translation MSDPYGGQPYNPHWQGGRPPGQWQQPPQQQWQQPAPAHGGYAPGGHGGYEPSPAADLPLAPIYRRAAARLMDNALVAVFGFALVLPIAFGVIGLDAPGSKTRTEGGVWNWPIITTLFVVLAILPFLYEAIQLSMWGQTLGKRMLGMSVVRVDPAGDPLPATQAVWRAAINNIGYQLGLFFFLILAVKVWEYAAYGLLLVTIGMVMAYLWAIWDQPLHQAMHDRFADTVVVDDRFGDEDDHYDYDQ, from the coding sequence ATGAGCGACCCGTACGGCGGGCAACCGTACAACCCGCACTGGCAGGGCGGCAGGCCGCCGGGACAGTGGCAGCAGCCCCCGCAGCAGCAATGGCAGCAGCCGGCCCCCGCGCACGGCGGTTATGCCCCGGGCGGACACGGCGGTTATGAGCCCTCGCCCGCGGCCGACCTCCCGTTGGCCCCCATTTACCGCAGGGCGGCGGCCCGGCTGATGGACAACGCCCTCGTGGCGGTGTTCGGTTTCGCGCTCGTCCTGCCGATCGCGTTCGGCGTGATCGGCTTGGACGCGCCGGGCAGCAAGACCCGCACCGAGGGCGGTGTGTGGAACTGGCCGATCATCACCACGCTCTTCGTGGTGCTCGCGATCCTGCCTTTCCTCTACGAGGCGATCCAGCTCTCGATGTGGGGCCAGACGCTCGGTAAGCGGATGCTCGGGATGAGCGTCGTACGCGTCGATCCGGCGGGTGATCCGCTGCCGGCGACCCAGGCGGTCTGGCGCGCCGCCATCAACAACATCGGCTATCAGCTCGGCCTGTTCTTCTTCCTGATCCTGGCGGTCAAGGTCTGGGAGTACGCCGCGTACGGACTGCTGCTGGTGACGATTGGCATGGTGATGGCCTATCTCTGGGCGATCTGGGACCAGCCGCTCCATCAGGCGATGCACGATCGTTTCGCCGACACCGTGGTCGTCGACGACCGGTTCGGCGACGAGGACGACCATTACGACTACGACCAATAG
- a CDS encoding SCO3242 family prenyltransferase, whose amino-acid sequence MNLKDLAELVRAPAALSVPGDTMAGGARGPAPAVSSVCLYWAGMALNDYADRALDAKERPERPIPSGRVAPWEALALAAGLTGAGLAVAAVTGGRRRLAVAVPLAVTVWAYDLKLKDTPVGPAAMAAARGLDVLLGGGPGALPAAAAITAHTYGLTMLSRGEVDGGGPAQLAIALAATATVTAIAALPHRDRAAIVGLGLVAAYTGVVGGAQLHASAPPGAVTAGAGVLGLITGLVRRDRSAGARVGLVAAYAGLVGGAQLRAAANPDAATVRAAVGAGVLGLIPLQAAFTARRGHPAAAAALAAVHPLARLLARKVSPT is encoded by the coding sequence ATGAACCTCAAGGACCTGGCCGAACTCGTACGGGCCCCGGCCGCGCTGAGCGTTCCGGGCGACACCATGGCCGGTGGGGCGCGGGGGCCGGCGCCGGCGGTGTCGTCGGTCTGTCTCTACTGGGCCGGGATGGCCCTCAACGACTACGCCGATCGTGCCCTGGACGCCAAGGAGCGTCCGGAGCGCCCGATCCCGTCCGGCAGGGTGGCCCCCTGGGAGGCGCTGGCGCTGGCCGCCGGGCTGACCGGTGCGGGTCTGGCGGTGGCGGCCGTCACGGGGGGCCGCCGCAGGCTGGCGGTGGCGGTGCCGCTCGCCGTGACCGTGTGGGCGTACGACCTGAAGCTCAAGGACACCCCGGTGGGCCCGGCGGCGATGGCGGCGGCGCGCGGGCTGGACGTCCTCCTCGGTGGAGGCCCCGGGGCCCTTCCCGCAGCCGCCGCGATCACGGCTCACACGTACGGGCTCACGATGCTCAGCCGGGGCGAGGTGGACGGCGGCGGACCCGCCCAACTCGCCATCGCCCTGGCGGCCACGGCGACGGTGACCGCCATCGCCGCGCTCCCCCACAGGGACCGCGCGGCGATCGTCGGGTTGGGCCTGGTCGCCGCGTACACCGGGGTGGTGGGCGGCGCGCAGCTTCACGCATCCGCTCCGCCTGGGGCGGTCACCGCCGGGGCGGGCGTTCTCGGGCTGATCACCGGCCTCGTCCGTCGGGATCGCTCGGCGGGTGCGAGGGTGGGCCTGGTCGCCGCGTACGCCGGGCTGGTCGGCGGCGCACAACTCCGGGCCGCCGCGAACCCCGACGCGGCCACCGTCCGCGCGGCCGTCGGCGCGGGCGTTCTCGGGCTGATCCCCCTCCAGGCGGCGTTCACCGCGCGGCGGGGACACCCGGCCGCCGCGGCGGCGCTCGCGGCGGTGCATCCGCTGGCGCGGCTCCTCGCCCGCAAGGTGTCGCCGACGTGA
- a CDS encoding inositol-3-phosphate synthase, with amino-acid sequence MMRVGVWLVGARGSVATTVVTGAAALRSGLLPPVGCVTETPGFAGVGLPPLDALVFGGHDIGGSPLVERAEELARAGVVPALLPAAVTGALTEAEAEIRPGIGGGPGRGSQRGEAERVIGDLVSFRERRGLDRVVVINVASTEPPFEVRPEHADPAALERAMDGPEEVLPLSSVYAYAALRAGCPYVDFTPSTGVRLPALDELARAEGLPYAGSDAKTGETLVKTALAPMFAARALAVRSWSGTNLLGGGDGETLADPAAGESKKASKDRALAAILGHRVEGETHIDHVPDMGEWKTAWDHVTFEGFLGVRMTLQFTWQGCDSALAAPLVLDLARLTARAHEAGESGPLTALGFFFKDPVGGGEHGLDAQYERLRAWANGLGVSA; translated from the coding sequence CTGATGAGGGTCGGTGTCTGGCTGGTCGGGGCCCGTGGCTCCGTGGCGACCACGGTGGTGACGGGGGCCGCCGCGCTCCGCTCGGGGCTGCTGCCGCCGGTGGGGTGCGTCACCGAGACGCCCGGGTTCGCCGGCGTGGGGCTGCCCCCGCTGGACGCCCTGGTGTTCGGCGGCCACGACATCGGGGGCTCACCACTGGTGGAGCGAGCCGAGGAACTGGCCCGCGCCGGCGTCGTTCCGGCACTGCTCCCGGCGGCCGTGACCGGCGCGCTGACCGAGGCCGAGGCGGAGATCCGCCCCGGCATCGGCGGCGGGCCCGGGCGGGGGTCTCAGCGGGGGGAGGCGGAGCGGGTGATCGGCGATCTCGTCTCGTTCCGGGAGCGGCGAGGGCTGGACCGGGTCGTGGTGATCAACGTCGCGTCCACCGAGCCGCCGTTCGAGGTGCGGCCGGAGCACGCCGATCCGGCGGCCCTGGAACGGGCCATGGACGGGCCGGAGGAGGTGCTGCCGCTCAGCTCCGTGTACGCCTACGCGGCGCTGCGGGCCGGCTGCCCGTACGTCGACTTCACGCCGTCCACGGGTGTACGGCTGCCGGCGCTGGACGAGCTGGCGAGGGCGGAGGGCCTCCCGTACGCGGGCAGCGACGCCAAGACGGGGGAGACGCTGGTCAAGACCGCGTTGGCCCCGATGTTCGCGGCGCGGGCGCTGGCGGTGCGGTCGTGGTCGGGCACCAACCTGCTGGGCGGCGGCGACGGGGAGACCCTCGCCGATCCGGCGGCCGGCGAGAGCAAGAAGGCGTCCAAGGACCGTGCGCTCGCCGCGATCCTCGGCCATCGGGTCGAGGGGGAGACCCACATCGATCACGTGCCCGACATGGGCGAGTGGAAGACCGCGTGGGACCACGTCACGTTCGAGGGCTTCCTCGGGGTGCGGATGACCTTGCAGTTCACCTGGCAGGGCTGCGACTCGGCGCTGGCGGCACCGCTCGTCCTGGACCTGGCGCGGCTCACGGCGCGCGCCCACGAGGCGGGCGAGTCCGGCCCGCTGACGGCGCTGGGCTTCTTCTTCAAGGACCCGGTCGGCGGCGGCGAGCACGGTCTGGACGCCCAGTACGAACGGCTCCGCGCATGGGCGAACGGACTCGGAGTGAGCGCATGA